The genomic stretch TCAACTTAAAATTCGTTGCAATTATTCCGATAATTATAGTTACAAAAAGTTTTTACCGATTACTAAAGTAGCCCCACTATACTTTAGAAAAAAGCGTAATCCGCTCGAGATTAAATTTGTCCGTACGTTTAACTCCGGAAAAGTACACGTCTCGCTGTGTCGCTAATAAGGTTTAAATTTTACGGTTTTCGGATAAACAGCATCAGCTTGATTCCCTGTTGTTTCGAGTGTGGACAATAAAGAGAGAGCTGTATGTGTCTCGCATGTTCCTAGTTCTCAGGACGACAAAGACGCACTCAGCAGGAAACCTACGGTTACAGGaagcagagttattcacttcgAGTCTAAATGACGCATTCTCCGGCTGAAGTGCAATAAAACTGATGGAGAGGTCCGATCGTTTGAAGTTCGCCTTACCCCCTAGAGCCTCTAATAAAAGTAAGCTCGCCTCTATTGCATGGTAAATTGGTTGGAACGAGTCTTGAGACAAAAAGCCTGCAGTTTCCCTTGATAAAATAGGGATAAATGCATCTTAAGTTCTGGATTGAGCAATTTCTGTTttgattgcaattttattacatCATTTGGGACAAACTCAGCAAGAAACTGTCACCCAATGTGAACTCACCAGTTGTGACAGGCAGTGAACATGTTAAGGGGTGAAAATCAGCAAGACCGCATAACAATGACTTCATACTGTTGAACGGGTCGCAAAGAGTTATGGGTTTCACAATACAAATGCAAACGTTTTCCCAGTGTACCAATCTGTCTTCCTTGTTCAACGGGTGGCCTTTTCCAACTTTGAATCCAAACTAAAACTGATAAATAACGGATACCACACAGAGGAGTTTTTGACATAccatcccaaaaaaaaaacacttcccgTGTGCATTTGAAGCCTATTAGCAGTCCATTAAATCCCACAAGAATCGAACTTTCCACAAAAGGATGCCGGCTTACGCCGAAGGAAGACAGAATGAAGCCACTGACGAAGCTGCAACGTAAAATGGTCAATTTCATTTCCTGTCTTTGGACACAAAGAGACTAGAATAAAGAATTGAATAAACAATCCGGAACCTGGAGAAGATAGAAATGAGCAGTCCGAAACAAACATCGGAGATTTGCAGATGATAAGtaagattttaaatttgacattgATCCTCTTAGAATGACTTCATTGGTACTTTTCTATATTGTTCTCCTTGAGATAATAAGGAACACGTTTCCATGGGTTGAACAAGAATCGTACAGATAATAATCATACATgtgcaaaataaatattttttttttgcggaaaatTTATTCAGAGCCCAGAAGTTTTTtgtcaaattaaattaaaattcattaactacaaatttagaaaaaataacTTTATTGTATTGGATTAGATTGAATTAAGCTAATATTAGATTtagaatacataaaattaaatttgatgaGATTTTATTGGACGGGATTGGTATTGAATTGCATTTtgttttggattggatatgaATTATATTTGGATcgcatttggattggattaaaTTTTGATGGGTTTTACTTCAGGTTAGAATTTGATTTGTATTAAATTGTAGTTGGATTGGATTGATTTTggtttgaatttggattgaactTGGGTTTGGATTTTATTAGTTTTAGAACGGTAAAACCGTTCTAGAACTAATAAAATCCAATTGCAATTCAATTGAAGTCAATTgaaggatttggattggattgatgAGCCACTTAAGGCCAATTGAACAATTCTCTGCACACGTTCTATGCTATACGACAGGATTTAGTATTGTTCGGGGTAGTGCGAAGGTTCGCCCCGCGTGTCACTGAGAAAAAATGGTAGCTAActaggtatttatagtttttaattTCCTAAGTACAGATGAATTGGACAACTAAGTACTGGAGAacctaaaaaaatatccaatttTTTGccccatctcataaaaagcaatgatacggcTTGCTATCTCTTGTAATAAGATGGGcttgcatagcggcagtctattggtaattctctggtaatcgTTTAGTtcaacttggaactgtttacttttgaagtatttgttacccaacaaacaatttttagttccactaaaattCTCCAATTGTAGCTTCGACAAATCAACCAACAAAATTGTCGCGCCGAAAAAAAGTGTCCTGCTTTACACAGAGAGAtaagcaaaattttgtcaatttttgaatGGCCAGAATTTTACGCAAGATGAATTTATTTGAtgaccggtttcattttactggaaaactatcctagtttcctagtattacttgggaacttggcgtGACCAATCTACACCGGGCATGTTTCGGATTTagggagtgtgtgtcaaagtgatcatttttgcaacgcatagttcgttttaggcaactaaattgtctatctaaaattcCTGAAATTAACTAAAATATACTTAAACTAGGTCCCAAGAAATTGTGACTATCTACTTAACCTATAGCACAATCTAAACTGTTTCTACCTAAGCTACAAAACTAGAGGGAGACTAAACGTAATTTGCATACATTCTAAATGTTCGGATAGTTTGTTTCGGTACACAGATTTTTTGCAGCGAAcactttttttactgtgtagctCAAAGCTAAAATTAAATTGTATTGATTTTTAAGAAAACAAGCATTACATGGTATTCCACTTACATTTAGTCCTCTCCCGTTCTTATCTAAAATTTCCGAACCCTTTAATTTTCCAGTTGACGCAAATACATTCGGGCGTGCGCAAATCTATCGGTCATGTGTagtaaattaattattttacatTTGTGGTTTCAAAATGGCGAAATTTGTATTAAATTTATACCtcttttattttcaacaagtGGAAACGTTGAAACGGCATCCAATGCACTTGCCAATCGAGCAACagtaaatttaaataatttccgATAAACTTAATTTACTCTATAATTTTAAACTCAATAATCTTATCTCCTTTAATTTCTCTCGAACTATTAGCTTTCAATCTTTCGAACTTCAATCGTGACTCTTCTATCTACTACTACTTCTTTCGCGctaaaaaatatactttttccTCCTATCTATCCTGTTTATTCCTCCAAATTATTTATGACGTTGGTTTATAGTCCGCCGCAGGGGTGGACGTATCCGCCTGTGCCTGGCGGGATCAGTCAGTGTCGCCAGAACATCCTCCGCCCCGTGGATCCTGGTGGAGTGGTTCCGTAGTGTTACAGGATCCACTATCTACTTCCATTACTGCCAGTTTTACAACTGTTCGCTTAAGTTCTTTGCCCTCAGCTGTTCGAATTACCGCCTGACGAATTCTGCCATTCGAGCCGGCCATCACTTCTACCACTCGTCCACGCGTCCAAGTTTTCCGTTCGCCTTCAGCTATGTAAACCAAGTCTCCGACTTTTATCGGCTTACTCTCCGCGAACCATCTGGACCGTCTATTCATAGTCGGGAAATACTCCTTCAACCAACGGTTCCAAGCTATTTCAGAGAGATACTGTGACATTTTGTAACTACATTTCAGTGTCGTAGCCAGATCTACGGATGTTCTCACAGGCTGGTGTTCTCCTGAAGAATTTCCCAGGAGGAAATGATAAGGCGTTAGCGCCTCATTATCAGCAGATGATTGGGGCATGTACGTTAGTGGGCGGGAATTTATAAGCCCTTCTGCTTCGGCCAGCACGGTCAGCAACACCTCTTCGTTAAGTTTTCGCCCGTTGTCTAGTGCCTTCATCGCTTCCTTTACACTTTCACCATTCGCTCCCATATGCCACCCATATGGGGTGCCGAAGGGGGATTGAATGACCACTTAGTGCGTGCATCAGTAAAGGTCTCTGCGCAGTCGTTGTGAATATTCAGAATTTGTTCAGCCAGCTCGTTGCTCGCGCCGACAAAATTGGTGCCGTTGTCTGAAAATATTTCCACCGGCGATCCTCGTCTGCGAACAAATCTTCTGATAGCCATTATGCAGGAATCGGAGGATAAATTTTGTGTAACCTCCAAATGAACAGCACGAACAACTAAACACGTGAAAACGGCCACGTATCGTTTTTCCTTGCGACGACCAACTGTTACCTCCACTGGGCCGAGATAATCGATACCAACATAACTGAATGGTTTGACGAATGGCATCAAACGTGCCTCCGGCAGTGGTGCCATCCGGGGGTTCACGGGTTGGCATTTTGTTACCTTGCAACGTTGACAATTTCTCATAACTTTGTCGATTGACGATCGCAAATTAAATATATGGAAACGTTGACGTActgtggaatggggtgaaattgatcagtggggtgaaattgatcacctgaacattcgtgataaaaaatactaatcaaaagatattgctcttacaacactaggcaatgttaacgtgtccttaaacgcaacttttgcatgattcacatacctgtcaaagttaacccttgcatggccgatgcaatttttcatattttcgaaaaatttttctaactcagtcaaaactcaatcaaatttgatcaaacaagtttccaaataacaagaaaaagtgttgaatttacttaaagtaatcttagttgagggttaattacgttaaatttggagaagtgagtaatgTTTGATAAAAGTtcagaaaatgtaattttcaacaatgatcattccttaccattaaagaaatactgatgaattcgcaggaaaccacaaaaaatttaatttcagagctagtttttgagcttttgcaacaaacagaattgaaatcggtctaacgacgataaaataagagcaaatttagcaacaagcagctcgtgaaccaaagtaaacaaattttaacctgaaatatcattattttcgtgtccaaactagctgtaaataatattttttagtacagaaatcatcatttatctttagcatatcgaaaaaaagcacatttccaaaagaatgtatggatttcaatggtgatcaatttcaccccaatttaccttaTAGTGCCTTATAGAATGATcgattttatttcatgaaatagacgatagaaatatcaccaatagccatagaggtttactggagcacataccagtacgtgtttcaaaattatactatttcgggaaaaatgtacatgaagctagtttattggaaattgttataaaaattgatcaatttcaccccgttccatggtacttcATTGACGACTGTCTCGCGATTTGCGTGTCCGTACCGGCAATGATAGTTGTTTAGTAGTAATTTAGTGATCAGATGTTCCTTTGGTAGTATTATGGGAAACCGGGCATCAAACGCGGCAAAGCTAGCGTTCGATGTCCTTCCTTCCACTCTGATTACCCCGAACTCATTAGCGAATCCGACAGCGAAGGCGACATCCTATACAAAGGGCTCGATTTTTCGATACTAACCCATTTGTTCGATTGTGACACGTCTCGGTTACTCAGTAAAATTCTAGTTTCATCGGGAAAGCTTTCAGTTTGTGCCACTCGAAACAGATACCGTTCTGCTTGTTGATACTCATGCTGGCGCAGAAGGACTGCGCTTGCTGGTAGGGAACGTAGTATAAGCTTTCGCTGTGCCTTGGTGGCTTTGATCGTTTCGATCGGAAGCCCGGCCTTCTTACGATGACAGTTAGATGCGAAGCGACTCACGAATGCTATGACTCGCAGTAGCACAGTCCACTTTGAGATGCGTCCGATGTCTATCAGAGGTCCGGGGACCGTAATGTGATGCAGTAGGATATGGGCTCTCAACTCTTCAGAAGTGTCTATTATTTTCTTTTGCTCTGGCCAGCTTTCTTCAGGATGATGAAGAAATTTTGGTCCTCTGAACCACCTTTCGTTGGAGCTAGGATCTGTATCTTTGCACCATTTTGTTAGACAGTCCGCTACATTGTCCTTTGAAGGCACATACCGCCAATTATCGGGCTCGGTCAGTGAAAGAATTTCGCCGACTCTGAATGCGAAAAACTGCTTGTAGTTTCGGTGCTGCGACCGTATCCAGAACAGTACTACTTCCACATCCGTGTGTATGAACTTCTCCGCAATCGAAAGAGTATGAATTCTCAAACAGTGCGCATAATTCTTGCTCCCAGCATTGCAGCTTGCAGCTCCATCCGTGGTATTGATTGGTACTTCAAGGGAGCTACTTTGCTTTCCGCCATCACCAACGCGCATTGTACTTCCCCATTCATTACAATCCGAAAGTAGGCGGCGCAACCGTAACCTAGCTCGCTAGCATCGGTGAATACGTGTAACTGCAATGACGGGTACGCCCCAGCGTGCGTGTTATCGAAGTGGAAACGAGGAATCTCCAAGCAATTGATGCCTGAAAGTAGATTGATCCACCGCCGCCACTTTTCAAACTCTTTATCACTTACTTCATCATCCCAATTAAGTCCGACACGCCAGAGATCTTGAATCAACATGCGGCCATGAATTAGATATGGGGCGAGAAATCCCATTGGGTCAAAAAGACTCATGACAATCCGCAGTATAATTCGTTTGGTTGGTCGCAAATCGTTTATTATATACGGAGCCAACTCCGCCTGCCAACTTgtagaaaatatgaaaatatctTTCTCTGAATCCCATACAATTCCGAGAACTCGATGTCGTTTTTCTTCCGGGCTACAATCAATGCTTAGCAACCGTTGCTCGTGCGTTTCCCCCAAACGTTGTCGCACTTCGTTACTGTTACTGACCCAATTTCGCATATTAAATTCAGCTCGCGAGTGTATCAGTTTTACTTGCAGTGCTCGTTCTACAGCTTGTTCCGTGGTATTAGCGCTGTCAAAATAGTCATCCATATACGTTTTTCCCTTGATCGCTGCTGCTGCTTCCGGGAATTCCGCTGCATTATCATCCGCATTTTTATTTAGTATATACTGTGCGGAGCATGGCGAACAGGTAGCTCCAAATGTGGCAACATCCATCACATACACATCCGGTTGCAGTTTCTCGTCGAAACGAAACAAGAATCGCTGTGCATGCTTGTCCTCTGGTTTTATACGAATTTGATGGAACATCTTCTCTATATCCCCTCCAAAGGCGATCTTTTTCTCGCGGAATTTACTGATTACACCTGGTAGTGAGTATAGTAGAACAAGTCCTTTTAGCAACTGAGAATTAAGTGACACGCCACTTATTTGTGCGGCTGCATCCCACACAAGGCACGTTTTGTTTGGTTTTCTAGGGTGTGTCACCTCACTCATAGGTAGATACCAAACACGACGGGGATCTGCTAGCTTCAGTTCCGCTTCCGTCGCTATATGTGCGTAGTTGTTTTCCATGTAGTCGTTGATTTGCTGATGAACATTGCTACGCAAGTCAGGatctttttcaagttttgattCGAGACTTCTCAGTCGTTTCTTCGCCATCGGTAGACTATCGGGAAAGCaaattcgatcatttttccaCAACAGCCCAGCAGTGAATCTCCCATTTTCGCGTTCTGTAGTGCGCTCCAAAATTTGTTTAGCCCTAACTACTTCTGCAGACTCTGGCACCAGAGTAGGCTCGATACCATTGTTGTCCATGACAAATTGCAGACGTATCAGTTCGTTCAGCTCACGCTCGACGATGGATTTGCAACCGTGGAGACCCAACAACTGGTAGGAATCCCGATTTTTCACGCAGGGGCCGTAAAGGGTCCAGCCTAGGGCACACTTTACTGCAATCGGCTCCCCTGCTTGACCTACACGACTGTCAAGTGGAGCGAATAGATCTAGGTGTTGTAAGCCAATAAGCAATTTCGGCTCTGCATCCCGGAATAACGAAATTGGAATATTTTCTAAATGTTTGTATTCTTTTGCCACCTCTTCAAATCGCAAACTTTGCTTCGGCAAGTTCAGCACGCCGACAGTGTGCACCGCAGATAAATTAAATCGCTCTTGCGCTTCTCTACCTGAAATCATCAAGTTAACCCGTtgcgatgcattttctttgCGTACTACATTTGACGTCCATGTGAGCTCCAATGGCTCCGGTACGCCATCAACTCCAAGATTGCGCGCCACATTCGATTCTATCAACGTCAGAGATGAACCTTCATCAAGAAAGGCGAAAGTGTCGAAACTATTACTACCGTTGTAGAGTGTGATCGGTACTATCCGGAATAGGACGGACTTAATCGCGGCGCGTTGTGATTGGCAACCCGCTTGCCTTACGGTGGCTACCTGTTCTCGATGCAGCCTGTGCTCGATGGGGGTGATGACGCACTCGACATTCTCCTACATTGCAAAAATATCTCGAGCGGCACGGCCAGGTACCGTGATCGAAGAGGCATACTTCACACAATTTTAGTTGTCTCACTGCTTCCAACCGCTCTTCAGTGCTCATTTGCCGAAACTTGTCACAGTTCCGTACTCGGTGGTCCAACTTTGAACAAACCGAGCAAGGTTTCTTAGGCAAGGGATTACTTTGCCAACCGATGTTATCACCATGAGCATGGACATGTGCCTTCTGGTTCTGTTTCCCCTTTTCCGGTTGATCAGTCACCTTTTTTGGTGGTAAGAGTGTTGTAACTTTGCTGGCATCTTCAACCAACCTATCCATAAACTCGCCGAACTCTTTTAATGTTGGCTTGACGCATGTTCGTTTATGTCGCACCCACTCAAGCTTGATTGCCGCCGGTAGCTTGTCTACAAGCTCATCCAGCAACGTCGGAATTGTCATGTGGCTCCGCAGTTTTGCGGCTTCAAGATGATCGCATAATTGTTGCACCGCCATGCCAAAATTCATCAGCGTATCAAGCCGTTCTGGTTTGGGCGCTTCTAGACAACGAACCTTTGATAGTAAATTGTTTACTAGCAATTCTGGCCTCCCGTATAACCGCCGAAGAGTTTCTATTATCGATGGCGCCGCGTCCGGAAACATCAATTTAGTCACTACTGCATCGCGAGCTGGGCCGCGTAGGCAATCTCTTAATCGAACAACGTTTTCGACTGGTGAAAACCCGCATGCCACGTTTGAATCAACGTAGCTGCTGTAAAAAATTGGCCACTCCTCTGGATCGCCCGAGAATGTTGGCAGTTTATTCGGCCACAGTTGTCTCGCCGCTATTTGATTCGCGTTTGGTGGAACTGCCGATACTTCTTCGGTACCAGCGGTTCGTTTTTCCCGCCTACCTTCGGCAGTGTAGTTACCATCGAGAACAGTTGGCTTAATTTTAGGCTGCTTTTCAGGGTCTTCTTGGACTGAACTAGAGCCCCATTTTTCGATTCCGTCTTGCAAACTTCCATCATCTGCAACTGATTCGTTAGACCCACACTCTCCCCCTGCATTTATACCATTAGGAGGTTTGTTTTACTTTCGTTGCGTTCGTAGCCATTCCCGCGTCATtgatattttgcttgaaaaAGTACAACGGGAAGAAACATCGTCATCAGCAAGTTGCTCTTCCAGACTCTGTTTCTGTTCTAAAAACTTCTCCAGCATTTCTAACTTTTTCCTAGCAATGGCATTCTCCTGCTCTTCCAACTCCTTCTCCTCCCGCATGCGctctttttctttctccaaTTCTTTTAATTGATTCAACAGTTTTTGCTCTTCTAACTTTTGTTTCGCTTCTAATCGCTGCAGTGCTAACTGCGCTAGAGCTCGTGAGCTAGAAGTGCTCACTGAATGTTTTTTCGATGCGCCACCACCAGTCGATGGCACACCACTCTTATAATCGCTGGCCTTCGGATCCCTTTTAGGCGAGGAGATCTGGCCGCCGTCCCCAGTAATAGGATGATCATCATCTCTCTTTGCACTCTTCCGCAATAAGGTGCAATTCGCACAAAACCATTTTCGGCTCGATATTCCCGGCGATACTGCGGCGCAATCCATATGGTACCAGACTGTGCAACCATCGCACTGCACCATGTCGTGAACCGAGTTCGGTCTATCGCACGTCCCGCAGTCAAACCTATCGGACTCATCAGATCCCCGTGACATTCCGAGACTAAATCTTCGAGAATGTTCGGATAGTTTGTTTCGGTACACAGATTTTTTTGCAACGAACACTTTTTTTACTTGTAGCTCAAAGCTAAAATTAAATTGTATTGATTTTTAAGAAAGCAAGCATTACATGGTATTCCACTTACATTTAGTCCTCTCCCGTTCTTATCTAAACTTTCCGAACCCTTAAATTTTCCAGTTGACGCAAATACATTCGGGCGTGCGCAAATCTATCGGTCATGTGTagtaaattaattattttacatTTGTGGTTTCAAAATGGCGAAATTTGTATTAAATTTATACCtcttttattttcaacaaatgGAAACGTTAAAACGGCATCCAATGCACTTGCCAatcgagcaataaatatagatAATTTCCGAAAAACTTAATTTACTCTATAATTTTAAACTCAATAATCTTATCTCCTTTAATTTCTCTCGAACTTTTAGCTTTCAATCTTTCGAACTTCAATCGTGACTCTTCTATCTACTACTACTTCTTTCGCGctaaaaaatatactttttccTCCTATCTATCCTGTTTATTCCTCCAAATTATTTATGACGTTGGCTTATAGTCCGCCGCCTGTGCCTGGCGGGATCAGTCAGTGTCGCCAGAACACTAAACTTAACCTAAACTAAACAAAAGATGCGAACTAATAATTTAATAACTAATCCCCTATGTATACCTTTGCTAACCTAAAATATATTTCTGTGACAGGAGAATTATATTCTCGCTATTTTCAACAACGGATCAAAGTGCGTTTCATTTCCGTGTTGCGGGGAATTATAATTTTGGAAAAACTCGTTTAATTAATTTCAACATGTTTATATCAAGTATATCCAGATTTAGAGAACCGGGAGCTGAGAGATTGAGTAGAGACAGGTTTCCTTATTAGTCTTGCGCCTGAAGCAGTCCACGTTACTTCGAAAATTAATGCTGATCGACCGACctctttttgggtttttttacaAGCTTGTTTCACAATATATGTTTCTTTCTGGAAGGAtgaaactattatctacaacttttctgaagacactaGGCCGATCAAAACGAAGCGTTTAGacactagaaatatttttaatcatcaatAGACGTTCGGCACAGGAATAAATATTTTACTCATCAGgcacatttttggataggcccttttaaaacagcagtcgtgagtctacaagAAGAACTCATATCATCAAATGACCTTTTTATATATAAGGAACCactgttcagcaaagtttcagcaaaatctgaaatgacatgctaaaaaaaatatttttttattatgttcaaTGGAATATCTCAGTTGGAATTCCATCGGTACCAGCGAAGAAAAAAGGTTTCAATTTTCATTGCGGCTTTGAATAGCATTCGAGGCGTTATTTTGAAAATGTCAAGGTCAATAAGATCAGCCGGAACATTGGCAGTGGCGCGACTTGCGTTGTCGTTGAAACACAATCAGAAGCAAATACCGAagagaatttttttgaattttttgaccaTGAAAATAGATTGAGTTTGGATTAAATTCAGATTGTTTGACCGTTGGGCTAGAATTCGATTCAGATTAAATTTAGATTAGATTGGTTATGGAATAATATCAAACTTgggttgaatttggattggattgattTTGGATACGATTTAAATTGgatggattggattcggattgaatttggattggatttggattgaatttggattggatttgtatcggatttggattggatttggtttcaATTTGGACTGCATTTgtattggattagatttggactGGGATTGTGTTTGGTCTAGATTCAAATTGGATTTGGTTGGTATTTAGATTCAATTTAAATCGaaattggatttgggttggatttgaattggatttggattggattgagaTTGGAATTGGACTGGACTGAGATTGAcattgggttggatttggatttggattggatctggattggatttggattgaatttggtttggatctggattggatttggattggattggattggattggatctggataagatttgaattggatttgggttaTAATTGGATTTatcttggattggatttggtctGAATTTTGATTGGATTCGAATTCAATTTTAATCGAAATCGGAATTGGATTCAACtcatattggatttggattagatttgcaTTGGATTTTGATTGTATTTGGACTGAATTTTGATAAGATTTGAACTGGGTTTGGATTGAATTAACATTGGATTAAGATtatttttggattggatttagactagatttgtattggatttggattgggtttggattgaatttagattggaattggattgaatTAGAATAAGGTTTGCATTGGATTAAGACTACATTTGAATTGGGTTTGGATTACCGTATAGTTACCATCCACCGTGCACTTAAAAAAAGTCATACTTTGTattatcattaaaaaaaattttaactattTTCTCACGGAATTTAAGCCATCAGATATGTTAGCTAATACTTCTTCCATGAAAAATATATGAGACAGTTTAATTTCTCAAAAAACTTTAATAATGGACAAAAATATGCCAACTCTTGGGCGCCATTTACCTCTCATCACAATCAGAAGGTACCCATTCACCGCTCATGCGTGAGCCATTCACCGCTCACTTTGAGGTTCATAAGTATTTGTCAGGTAAAATTCAATTTTAGAGGAAACTTGTTTATTAAATTTTCAGTACTTACAGATTATTATCACGGCTTGATTGTACAGtggttttctttttaaattgagCTTCTTTGTTTGGTGTTTTGCGCTTTAGTGTTTGTATGCGTTTAGCTTTTTTAAGTGACTCTTTATCGAGCTTTCGTTTTTGTCTCTCTatgcgttttttcgcctttagtTCCCCCGCAGCttgctttttttctctttcgcaTCCATATAGGCCATAAACTCTTCACTAGTAGCTACTGACGGTAGACTTGTAGCCATTTTGGCTCGTGTCCCTCGATTTTCAGTAGCAGGCATAACGAATACTTCGTCGAAACAATCCTTTACACTAATAACTAAATCCTTATCTTCCCCAGTATTTATTT from Wyeomyia smithii strain HCP4-BCI-WySm-NY-G18 chromosome 3, ASM2978416v1, whole genome shotgun sequence encodes the following:
- the LOC129729018 gene encoding uncharacterized protein LOC129729018 → MSRGSDESDRFDCGTCDRPNSVHDMVQCDGCTVWYHMDCAAVSPGISSRKWFCANCTLLRKSAKRDDDHPITGDGGQISSPKRDPKASDYKSGVPSTGGGASKKHSVSTSSSRALAQLALQRLEAKQKLEEQKLLNQLKELEKEKERMREEKELEEQENAIARKKLEMLEKFLEQKQSLEEQLADDDVSSRWGECGSNESVADDGSLQDGIEKWGSSSVQEDPEKQPKIKPTVLDGNYTAEGRREKRTAGTEEVSAVPPNANQIAARQLWPNKLPTFSGDPEEWPIFYSSYVDSNVACGFSPVENVVRLRDCLRGPARDAVVTKLMFPDAAPSIIETLRRLYGRPELLVNNLLSKVRCLEAPKPERLDTLMNFGMAVQQLCDHLEAAKLRSHMTIPTLLDELVDKLPAAIKLEWVRHKRTCVKPTLKEFGEFMDRLVEDASKVTTLLPPKKVTDQPEKGKQNQKAHVHAHGDNIGWQSNPLPKKPCSVCSKLDHRVRNCDKFRQMSTEERLEAVRQLKLCEENVECVITPIEHRLHREQVATVRQAGCQSQRAAIKSVLFRIVPITLYNGSNSFDTFAFLDEGSSLTLIESNVARNLGVDGVPEPLELTWTSNVVRKENASQRVNLMISGREAQERFNLSAVHTVGVLNLPKQSLRFEEVAKEYKHLENIPISLFRDAEPKLLIGLQHLDLFAPLDSRVGQAGEPIAVKCALGWTLYGPCVKNRDSYQLLGLHGCKSIVERELNELIRLQFVMDNNGIEPTLVPESAEVVRAKQILERTTERENGRFTAGLLWKNDRICFPDSLPMAKKRLRSLESKLEKDPDLRSNVHQQINDYMENNYAHIATEAELKLADPRRVWYLPMSEVTHPRKPNKTCLVWDAAAQISGVSLNSQLLKGLVLLYSLPGVISKFREKKIAFGGDIEKMFHQIRIKPEDKHAQRFLFRFDEKLQPDVYVMDVATFGATCSPCSAQYILNKNADDNAAEFPEAAAAIKGKTYMDDYFDSANTTEQAVERALQVKLIHSRAEFNMRNWVSNSNEVRQRLGETHEQRLLSIDCSPEEKRHRVLGIVWDSEKDIFIFSTSWQAELAPYIINDLRPTKRIILRIVMSLFDPMGFLAPYLIHGRMLIQDLWRVGLNWDDEVSDKEFEKWRRWINLLSGINCLEIPRFHFDNTHAGAYPSLQLHVFTDASELGYGCAAYFRIVMNGEVQCALVMAESKVAPLKYQSIPRMELQAAMLGFIHTDVEVVLFWIRSQHRNYKQFFAFRVGEILSLTEPDNWRYVPSKDNVADCLTKWCKDTDPSSNERWFRGPKFLHHPEESWPEQKKIIDTSEELRAHILLHHITVPGPLIDIGRISKWTVLLRVIAFVSRFASNCHRKKAGLPIETIKATKAQRKLILRSLPASAVLLRQHEYQQAERYLFRVAQTESFPDETRILLSNRDVSQSNKWVSIEKSSPLYRMSPSLSDSLMSSG